One genomic region from Leifsonia poae encodes:
- a CDS encoding LLM class flavin-dependent oxidoreductase has protein sequence MTRQIRFNAFDMNCVAHQSSGMWRHPDDQAWRYKDLTYWTELAKLLERGAFDGIFIADVLGTYDVYGGSNEAAIRHGAQVPVNDPVLLISAMALVTEHLGFGVTAGTAYEHPYPFARRMSTLDHLTNGRVGWNVVTGYLPSAARNMGHEDQLEHDDRYDQADEYLEVLYKLWEGSWEDDAVIRDRESGVFTDPAKVHEIGHRGKHYTVPGIHLSEPSTQRTPVIYQAGASSRGIAFAAENAEAIFVAASTKDGLTATVAKIRDGLEAAGRDRYAARIYTLLTIITDETSEKAQAKYENYLQYASPEGALVFMSGWMGVDLSQYDLDEPIGNVKSNAIQSVVANYQRANEDGSEWTVRDIGRLGAIGGLGPFIIGSGAEIADQLQEWVEETDVDGFNLAYAITPGTFEDVVEFVIPELRKRGAYPDEYVPGSLRHKLHGAGDRLPQNHRGARYRVGAAQSTAD, from the coding sequence ATGACCCGACAGATCCGCTTCAACGCCTTCGACATGAACTGTGTCGCCCACCAGTCCTCCGGGATGTGGCGGCACCCCGACGATCAGGCGTGGCGGTACAAGGACCTCACCTACTGGACCGAGCTGGCCAAGCTGCTGGAACGCGGAGCGTTCGACGGCATCTTCATCGCCGATGTGCTCGGCACCTACGACGTGTACGGCGGGTCGAACGAGGCCGCCATCCGTCATGGTGCGCAGGTTCCGGTGAACGACCCGGTGCTGCTCATCTCGGCGATGGCCCTCGTGACCGAGCACCTCGGCTTCGGGGTCACCGCGGGCACCGCTTACGAGCATCCCTACCCCTTCGCGCGGCGCATGTCGACGCTCGACCACCTGACGAACGGCCGCGTCGGCTGGAACGTCGTCACCGGCTATCTGCCGTCGGCGGCCCGCAATATGGGCCACGAGGATCAGCTCGAGCACGACGACCGCTACGACCAGGCCGACGAATACCTCGAGGTGCTCTACAAGCTGTGGGAGGGCTCGTGGGAAGACGACGCCGTCATCCGCGACCGTGAATCGGGCGTGTTCACCGACCCGGCCAAGGTGCACGAGATCGGCCACCGGGGCAAGCACTACACGGTGCCCGGCATCCACCTCTCCGAGCCGAGCACGCAGCGCACACCCGTGATCTACCAGGCGGGCGCCTCCAGCCGCGGCATCGCGTTCGCGGCGGAGAACGCCGAGGCGATCTTCGTCGCCGCATCCACCAAAGACGGGCTCACGGCCACGGTCGCGAAGATCCGCGACGGTCTCGAGGCGGCCGGCCGCGACCGGTACGCCGCTCGCATCTACACACTTCTCACCATCATCACCGATGAGACCAGCGAGAAAGCCCAGGCCAAGTACGAGAACTATCTGCAGTACGCCAGCCCCGAGGGCGCTCTCGTGTTCATGTCGGGCTGGATGGGCGTCGACCTCTCGCAGTACGACCTCGACGAACCGATCGGCAATGTGAAGAGCAACGCGATCCAGTCGGTGGTCGCCAACTACCAGCGCGCCAATGAGGATGGCAGCGAATGGACCGTGCGCGACATCGGCCGGCTCGGCGCCATCGGCGGGCTCGGCCCGTTCATCATCGGCTCGGGTGCTGAAATCGCCGACCAGTTGCAGGAGTGGGTCGAGGAGACCGACGTCGACGGCTTCAACCTCGCCTACGCCATCACCCCCGGCACATTCGAGGACGTGGTCGAGTTCGTCATCCCCGAGCTGCGCAAGCGCGGTGCATACCCAGACGAGTATGTCCCGGGCAGCCTGCGTCACAAGCTGCACGGCGCGGGCGACCGGCTGCCGCAGAACCACCGGGGCGCCCGCTACCGGGTGGGCGCCGCTCAGAGCACCGCGGACTGA
- a CDS encoding maltokinase N-terminal cap-like domain-containing protein, protein MTELTELVGSWMRRQRWYSTKNVEPRLRLLGSFEAEPASDQARVITHFFADDGPRLPRVYQVPVVARVHRDGDPTALIGEAGGRSLYDGPADEAYVSSLLELIAGGAPTRGGDASARGHRIGDPVRLRSSRRLTGEQSNSAVVAELDGGDLALVKVFRVVHDGANPDVSTLAALTAGAFRHTPSLLGWVSGSWPDSAGDAPASGDLALVQTFLTGAEDGWELAVRAAETGDDFGALAFDLGVGTAELHAQLGRLLPTREADRDDVARALDGMLQRLTIASAEVPEIAGSRADIVAVYTHAAEASRPRLQRIHGDLHLGQVLLSPGRGWQFIDFEGEPLRPLAERSRPDLPVRDVAGMLRSFDYVAGSLARREPPVDAVAWAARARQSFLQGYASGDSVHGDELGDGAGRASADDAAALLDAFELDKAVYEVTYESRHRPAWVPIPLAAVHRLLAARV, encoded by the coding sequence ATGACCGAACTCACCGAGCTCGTCGGGTCATGGATGCGACGCCAGCGCTGGTACTCGACGAAGAACGTCGAACCGCGTCTGCGCCTGCTCGGTTCGTTCGAGGCGGAGCCGGCGAGCGATCAGGCCAGGGTCATCACGCATTTCTTCGCCGACGACGGACCCCGCCTGCCCCGCGTCTACCAGGTACCGGTGGTGGCCCGGGTGCACCGCGACGGCGATCCGACCGCGCTCATCGGCGAGGCCGGCGGTCGTTCGCTCTACGACGGTCCGGCCGACGAGGCCTACGTCTCGTCGCTGCTGGAGCTCATCGCCGGGGGAGCGCCGACCCGGGGCGGCGACGCGTCGGCTCGCGGTCATCGCATCGGCGACCCGGTTCGTCTGCGCTCGTCACGCCGCCTGACCGGTGAACAGTCGAACTCGGCTGTCGTCGCCGAACTCGACGGCGGTGACCTCGCACTCGTCAAGGTGTTCCGGGTCGTGCACGATGGCGCCAACCCCGATGTCTCCACCCTCGCGGCCCTCACCGCGGGAGCCTTCCGGCACACTCCGTCGTTGCTCGGCTGGGTGTCGGGGAGCTGGCCGGATTCGGCGGGCGATGCTCCCGCATCCGGTGACCTCGCGCTCGTGCAGACGTTCCTCACCGGCGCCGAGGACGGGTGGGAGCTCGCGGTGCGCGCGGCCGAGACCGGGGACGACTTCGGCGCCTTGGCGTTCGACCTCGGCGTCGGCACCGCGGAGCTGCACGCCCAGCTGGGCCGGCTGCTCCCGACGCGGGAGGCCGACCGGGATGACGTCGCCCGGGCGCTCGACGGGATGCTGCAGCGGCTGACGATCGCCAGCGCCGAGGTGCCAGAGATCGCCGGATCGCGCGCCGACATCGTCGCCGTCTATACGCACGCCGCGGAGGCGTCGAGGCCGCGGCTGCAGCGCATCCACGGCGACCTGCATCTGGGGCAGGTGCTGCTCTCGCCCGGCCGCGGATGGCAGTTCATCGACTTCGAGGGGGAGCCACTGCGACCCCTGGCCGAGCGATCGCGGCCCGACCTGCCGGTGCGGGACGTGGCCGGCATGCTCCGGTCGTTCGACTATGTCGCCGGTTCGCTCGCACGCCGGGAGCCGCCGGTGGATGCGGTGGCCTGGGCCGCGCGCGCCCGCCAGTCGTTCCTGCAGGGGTATGCCTCCGGCGACAGCGTGCACGGCGACGAGCTCGGAGACGGAGCGGGCCGGGCATCCGCCGACGATGCTGCGGCCCTGCTCGACGCGTTCGAGCTCGACAAGGCCGTCTACGAGGTCACCTATGAGTCGCGGCATCGTCCGGCGTGGGTGCCCATCCCACTCGCCGCCGTGCACCGCCTCCTGGCCGCTCGCGTCTAG
- the msrB gene encoding peptide-methionine (R)-S-oxide reductase MsrB encodes MDETVTKSNEEWREELSPEQYAVLREAATERPWTGELLDESRAGLYTCAACGAELFKSGTKFDSGCGWPSFYESVRPEAVTLLEDDSLGVIRTEVRCAACDSHLGHVFDDGFGTPTGDRYCMNSIALNFTAGE; translated from the coding sequence ATGGACGAGACCGTCACCAAGAGCAATGAAGAGTGGCGCGAGGAGCTCAGCCCCGAGCAATACGCGGTCCTGCGCGAAGCCGCGACCGAACGCCCCTGGACGGGTGAGCTGCTCGACGAGAGCCGCGCCGGCCTCTACACCTGTGCGGCGTGCGGCGCCGAACTGTTCAAGTCGGGAACGAAGTTCGACTCCGGATGCGGCTGGCCGAGCTTCTACGAGTCGGTGCGCCCCGAGGCGGTCACGCTGCTCGAAGACGACAGCCTCGGCGTCATCCGCACCGAGGTGCGCTGCGCCGCCTGCGATTCGCACCTCGGCCACGTCTTCGACGACGGCTTCGGAACGCCGACCGGCGACCGGTACTGCATGAACTCGATCGCGCTCAACTTCACCGCCGGCGAGTGA
- the map gene encoding type I methionyl aminopeptidase, whose protein sequence is MIEILTPAEQERARATGALVADILQALKGRSAAGTTLLDIDLWARELIAEAGAQSCYVDYAPSFGRGPFGHSICTAVNDAVLHGLPNTRALADGDLLTLDLAVSLDGIAADSAISFLVGDSRPPESVAMIDATERALSAGIAAARPGARIGDISHAIGTVLSEAGYPINTEFGGHGIGSTMHQDPHVANTGRPGRGYLLRPGLLLALEPWVMADTADLVTDADGWTLRSATGCRTAHSEHTIAITEDGADILTLPTSTREG, encoded by the coding sequence ATGATCGAGATTCTGACCCCCGCCGAACAGGAACGAGCACGAGCGACCGGCGCCCTCGTCGCCGACATCCTCCAGGCGTTGAAGGGTCGCAGCGCGGCCGGCACCACCCTCCTGGACATCGACCTCTGGGCACGCGAGCTGATCGCCGAAGCCGGAGCGCAGTCCTGCTACGTCGACTACGCGCCCTCCTTCGGGAGGGGGCCGTTCGGCCACTCGATCTGCACGGCCGTCAACGACGCCGTGCTCCACGGGCTGCCGAACACGCGGGCGCTCGCCGATGGCGACCTGCTGACACTCGACCTGGCCGTCTCCCTCGACGGGATCGCCGCCGACTCGGCGATCAGCTTCCTCGTGGGCGACTCGCGACCGCCCGAGAGCGTGGCGATGATCGACGCGACCGAACGCGCACTGAGCGCCGGGATCGCCGCGGCCCGGCCCGGCGCCCGCATCGGCGACATCTCCCACGCCATCGGCACCGTGCTCAGCGAGGCCGGCTATCCGATCAACACCGAGTTCGGCGGCCACGGAATCGGGTCGACGATGCACCAGGATCCGCACGTCGCCAACACGGGGCGACCCGGGCGCGGCTACCTGCTGCGCCCCGGGCTGCTCCTCGCGTTGGAGCCCTGGGTGATGGCCGACACCGCCGACCTCGTGACGGATGCGGACGGGTGGACCCTGCGCAGCGCGACCGGCTGCCGCACGGCGCACAGCGAGCACACCATCGCCATCACCGAAGACGGCGCCGACATCCTCACCCTGCCGACTTCGACGCGCGAGGGGTAG
- a CDS encoding GntR family transcriptional regulator, producing the protein MTDPIPAAELAYSHTKNLILTGGAPGGQLLSEAQVGDEIGVSRTPMHEAFLRLAAEGLLTLSSRKGAVVTPMSPREAQNVLDLREAIEAGAARRIQEAGGADADLVAALEAALSTQRAAVGSGDVEGFVEADQAFHAAIVDASGNELAGQFFRTLRDRQQRLRHQLFRVRPDTLADSLADHETLLATLQRDSGYDTLLHAHIARHQGAL; encoded by the coding sequence ATGACCGACCCCATCCCCGCCGCCGAACTCGCCTACAGCCACACCAAGAACCTCATCCTCACCGGCGGCGCCCCCGGCGGGCAGCTGCTCAGCGAAGCACAGGTGGGAGACGAGATCGGGGTGAGCCGCACCCCGATGCACGAAGCCTTCCTCCGACTGGCGGCGGAAGGACTGCTCACCCTCTCTTCACGCAAGGGAGCCGTCGTCACACCGATGTCCCCACGCGAGGCGCAGAACGTGCTCGACCTGCGCGAGGCGATCGAGGCGGGCGCGGCCAGGCGCATCCAGGAAGCCGGTGGAGCGGACGCCGACCTCGTCGCTGCCCTGGAAGCGGCGCTGAGCACGCAGCGGGCGGCCGTCGGGTCAGGCGACGTCGAGGGCTTCGTCGAAGCCGATCAGGCGTTCCACGCCGCCATCGTCGACGCGTCGGGCAATGAGCTCGCCGGCCAGTTCTTCCGAACGCTGCGTGACCGGCAGCAACGCCTGCGCCACCAACTGTTCCGCGTGCGACCGGACACCCTGGCCGACTCGCTCGCCGACCATGAGACGCTTCTCGCGACCCTGCAGCGCGACTCGGGATACGACACCCTGCTGCATGCGCACATCGCGCGGCATCAGGGCGCACTGTGA
- a CDS encoding MFS transporter, whose product MSGDRVGDSHSHRTGQPPWRIVFAVMFFCSWCGNQFSPLLLMYKDVQHYSELTVNMFLGVYVLGLAPALLVSGALSDRHGRRPVMFTGVLTAMAASGSLALGALGPAPIYLGRLLSGVTVGIAMAVGTSWLKELSSPRFDPAADAAAGARRASLAFTLGSAAGALVAGGIAQFTALGEELPFIVHILVTLPFAWVVLRAPETVTVGGERGPLLAQLRIPAAGHKRFRRVVLVAAPWIFAAAALAYGYLPVLLADRTGDWGLAYATMLTVIALGVASLVQPIAKRLDTASSARGLMAALIGIAAGLAVLTAAVALSSLVLGVVASAVLGAGMGVALVSGLLEVQRIATPRDLAGLTGMFYAVAYAGFLVPTLLSALTPPLSTIGLFIALIALAAFSGLLLLAFSTKHLPRTAEA is encoded by the coding sequence GTGAGCGGCGACAGAGTCGGCGACTCCCACAGCCACCGCACCGGCCAGCCTCCGTGGCGGATCGTCTTCGCCGTCATGTTCTTCTGCTCCTGGTGCGGCAATCAGTTCAGTCCGCTGCTCCTGATGTACAAGGATGTGCAGCACTACTCCGAGCTGACCGTGAACATGTTCCTCGGCGTCTATGTGCTCGGACTCGCCCCGGCCCTGCTCGTGTCGGGTGCGCTCTCCGATCGGCACGGACGACGGCCGGTGATGTTCACCGGAGTCCTCACCGCCATGGCCGCCAGCGGAAGTCTCGCTCTCGGCGCGCTCGGACCGGCGCCGATCTATCTCGGCCGCCTGCTCTCCGGCGTGACGGTCGGCATCGCGATGGCCGTCGGAACGAGTTGGCTCAAAGAGCTCTCCTCACCGCGCTTCGACCCGGCCGCCGATGCCGCCGCCGGAGCGCGCCGCGCCTCACTCGCATTCACGCTCGGCTCGGCCGCCGGCGCCCTGGTCGCCGGTGGCATCGCCCAGTTCACGGCGCTCGGTGAAGAGCTACCGTTCATCGTGCACATCCTGGTGACGCTCCCCTTCGCCTGGGTGGTGCTGCGTGCGCCGGAAACGGTGACGGTAGGCGGCGAGCGCGGTCCGCTGCTGGCGCAGTTGCGCATCCCGGCTGCCGGGCACAAGCGGTTCCGACGGGTGGTGCTCGTCGCCGCCCCGTGGATCTTCGCCGCCGCGGCCCTCGCCTACGGCTATCTGCCGGTGCTGCTCGCCGACCGGACCGGCGACTGGGGCCTGGCCTACGCGACGATGCTCACCGTCATCGCGCTCGGCGTCGCCTCGCTGGTTCAGCCGATCGCCAAGCGACTCGACACCGCCTCCAGCGCCCGCGGATTGATGGCGGCACTCATCGGGATCGCCGCGGGTCTCGCGGTGCTCACCGCGGCGGTCGCCCTCTCTTCTCTCGTGCTCGGGGTTGTCGCGAGCGCCGTATTGGGGGCCGGCATGGGAGTCGCCCTCGTCTCCGGGCTCCTCGAAGTGCAGCGCATCGCGACACCCCGTGATCTGGCCGGGCTCACCGGGATGTTCTACGCGGTCGCCTACGCAGGTTTCCTCGTGCCGACCCTGCTCTCGGCCCTGACTCCGCCGCTGTCGACGATCGGCCTGTTCATCGCTCTGATCGCGTTGGCGGCCTTCTCGGGCCTCCTCCTGCTGGCCTTCTCGACGAAGCATCTGCCCCGCACAGCCGAAGCCTGA
- a CDS encoding helix-turn-helix transcriptional regulator, protein MVRLPLTPAEVERGRRLGALLRRARGERSMLDIALAAGVSPETLRKIESGRVATPAFPTIAVIADVVGLSLDAVWAEISRPDEAGERAGSRHDARNRLAAGAALSTS, encoded by the coding sequence ATGGTCAGATTGCCGCTCACCCCTGCCGAAGTCGAACGCGGGCGGCGCCTCGGTGCCCTGCTCCGCCGGGCCCGGGGTGAGCGCTCGATGCTCGACATCGCACTGGCCGCCGGGGTCTCGCCGGAGACCCTTCGCAAGATCGAATCCGGGCGGGTCGCCACCCCCGCCTTCCCGACCATCGCGGTGATCGCGGATGTCGTCGGCCTCTCCCTCGACGCCGTGTGGGCTGAGATCAGCCGACCCGACGAGGCGGGCGAACGTGCCGGATCCCGTCACGATGCGCGGAACCGCCTCGCCGCCGGGGCCGCCCTCTCGACGTCCTGA
- a CDS encoding nitroreductase family protein has translation MSALADAVAARRSYSRVTEAAPSHDELLPLIAAAGRVADHSSLHPWRVIELRGSARRRLGAAFVKDARASGSEAEKLAAKPLRSSLLLAIVAVRTASDKVPGWEQDTVASGVAHLLSLLLHDAGWGVIWRTGHQTRSKAVHTMHGLKKNERLLGWLYVGGIPDGSKEGHRKAIDPERYLTALD, from the coding sequence GTGAGCGCTCTGGCGGACGCGGTCGCCGCGCGCCGTTCGTACTCCCGCGTCACCGAGGCTGCGCCCAGCCACGACGAATTGCTTCCGCTGATCGCCGCGGCCGGCCGGGTTGCCGACCACAGCTCGCTGCACCCCTGGCGGGTGATCGAGTTGCGCGGATCGGCGCGGCGGCGTCTCGGTGCGGCCTTCGTGAAGGATGCTCGCGCCAGCGGCTCCGAGGCGGAAAAGCTGGCGGCCAAGCCGCTGCGCTCCTCTCTTCTGCTGGCGATCGTCGCAGTGCGAACCGCGAGCGACAAGGTTCCCGGTTGGGAGCAGGACACGGTGGCGTCCGGCGTCGCGCATCTGCTGAGCCTGCTGCTGCACGACGCCGGCTGGGGCGTGATCTGGCGCACCGGTCACCAGACCCGCTCGAAGGCGGTGCACACGATGCACGGCCTGAAGAAGAACGAGCGGCTGCTGGGCTGGCTCTACGTCGGCGGCATCCCCGACGGGTCCAAAGAGGGCCACCGCAAGGCGATCGACCCGGAACGGTACCTGACCGCGCTGGACTGA
- a CDS encoding M23 family metallopeptidase: MPTDEVTLAPDPVLSDGSTLAAAEVAQATELASRLAAAQQTLTAATDAARGVQREKTQATAAAKLLAAQASAAREQAAASAAFATALVRSQGARALIEDPLAAALSTPGNLLQKLTAVDRFSRATASQKAAMAQASADAERALRLHDQSSNAAGAAAAIDVDASDQAVVEARAHVDAAAGALAAVPSLQAADAGWSVLQDGPASATGWVLPVHGELTDLFGPRPSRPAGTALFHPGDDIGASCGTTIVAASAGTVLQAGWNGSYGNFVLIDHGGGVETAYGHIMDGGIGVTVGQVVAAGQPIARIGSTGASTGCHLHFEVRVGGLQIDPLPFMAARGVRLGQP, encoded by the coding sequence GTGCCGACCGACGAAGTGACCCTCGCCCCCGACCCGGTTCTCTCCGACGGTTCGACGCTGGCCGCGGCCGAGGTCGCGCAGGCGACGGAGCTCGCCAGCCGGCTCGCCGCGGCCCAGCAGACCCTGACCGCCGCGACCGACGCTGCCCGCGGTGTGCAGCGTGAGAAGACGCAGGCGACCGCAGCGGCGAAGCTGCTCGCGGCGCAGGCCTCGGCCGCCCGGGAGCAGGCGGCGGCCTCGGCCGCGTTCGCCACCGCCCTCGTGCGCTCGCAGGGCGCGCGGGCGCTCATCGAGGATCCTCTGGCGGCTGCGCTCTCCACGCCCGGCAATCTGTTGCAGAAGCTCACCGCCGTCGACCGGTTCTCCCGGGCGACCGCCTCGCAGAAGGCCGCCATGGCGCAGGCATCCGCCGACGCCGAGCGCGCCCTCCGGCTGCACGATCAGTCCAGCAACGCTGCCGGCGCCGCCGCCGCGATCGACGTCGATGCCAGCGACCAGGCCGTCGTGGAGGCACGAGCCCACGTCGATGCCGCGGCCGGCGCTCTGGCGGCAGTACCGTCGTTGCAGGCGGCGGATGCGGGTTGGAGCGTGCTGCAGGACGGTCCGGCGTCGGCGACCGGCTGGGTGCTCCCGGTGCACGGAGAGCTCACCGATCTGTTCGGCCCGCGTCCATCGCGCCCGGCCGGAACCGCCCTGTTCCACCCGGGCGACGACATCGGCGCGAGTTGCGGCACCACCATCGTGGCCGCGAGCGCGGGAACCGTGCTGCAGGCCGGCTGGAACGGCTCGTACGGCAATTTCGTGCTGATCGACCACGGGGGCGGGGTGGAGACGGCGTACGGGCACATCATGGACGGCGGAATCGGCGTCACCGTGGGGCAGGTGGTCGCGGCCGGGCAGCCCATCGCCCGGATCGGCAGCACCGGAGCCTCGACCGGGTGCCACCTGCATTTCGAGGTGCGGGTGGGCGGTCTGCAGATCGATCCTCTGCCGTTCATGGCGGCTCGCGGCGTGCGCCTCGGTCAACCCTGA
- a CDS encoding DUF3263 domain-containing protein, with product MATAADDQARPSATGSVLAERDAAILAFERQWWRHAGAKEQAIREEFGLSAARYYQLLGALIDSPAALQHDPMLVKRLQRLREARMAARSTRTLASDD from the coding sequence ATGGCTACGGCGGCAGACGACCAGGCGCGCCCCTCCGCGACCGGTTCGGTGCTGGCCGAGCGCGACGCCGCGATCCTCGCTTTCGAACGGCAGTGGTGGCGGCACGCCGGTGCCAAGGAGCAGGCGATCCGTGAGGAGTTCGGCCTGTCGGCGGCGCGGTACTATCAGCTGCTCGGCGCCTTGATCGATTCCCCTGCCGCCCTGCAGCACGACCCCATGCTCGTCAAGCGGTTGCAGCGTCTGCGCGAAGCGCGGATGGCCGCCCGGAGCACCCGGACCCTCGCGTCCGACGACTGA
- a CDS encoding DMT family transporter — protein MNRRSQLHVPVWLAIVLAMICGAGVAAQSRINGELGHRLDDGFAAALISFGSGLVILTVALAVAPAGRRGLVRVRGALRSGELRWWFVCGGAAGAFLVLSQGLTAAALGVALFTVAIVAGQTVSGLVLDLIGVGPGGKRPLTGARVLGASLALIAVVWAVSAQLSGGVPFWMLLLPLLAGLGMGWQQAVNGQVRVVAESALTATFINFLVGTTVLLVLFLAHTAVAGLPRPLPAEPWLYVGGAIGCVFIAGAALLVRVTGVLVLGLATVAGQLVTALLLDVFISGAHTIAWTTVAGTVLALVAVCVASLRIPPRVRR, from the coding sequence GTGAACCGACGATCCCAGCTGCATGTGCCCGTGTGGTTGGCGATCGTGCTCGCCATGATCTGTGGCGCCGGTGTCGCTGCGCAGTCGCGCATCAACGGAGAGCTCGGCCATCGCCTCGACGACGGTTTCGCCGCGGCCCTCATCTCGTTCGGTTCCGGGCTCGTCATCCTCACTGTCGCGCTGGCGGTGGCGCCGGCCGGGCGCCGCGGACTCGTGCGGGTGCGGGGTGCTCTGCGCTCCGGGGAGCTGCGCTGGTGGTTCGTCTGCGGCGGCGCCGCCGGCGCCTTCCTCGTGCTGTCGCAAGGGCTCACCGCCGCTGCGCTCGGGGTCGCCCTGTTCACCGTGGCGATCGTCGCCGGGCAGACCGTGAGCGGCCTCGTGCTCGACCTCATCGGGGTCGGGCCGGGAGGCAAGCGTCCCCTGACCGGCGCGCGGGTGCTCGGCGCCTCGCTCGCGCTCATCGCGGTGGTCTGGGCGGTGTCCGCGCAGCTGTCGGGCGGCGTTCCGTTCTGGATGCTGCTGCTCCCGCTGCTCGCCGGCCTCGGCATGGGGTGGCAGCAGGCGGTCAACGGGCAGGTCCGGGTCGTGGCCGAGAGCGCGCTGACAGCGACATTCATCAACTTCCTCGTGGGAACGACTGTTCTGCTGGTGCTGTTCCTTGCGCACACGGCCGTCGCCGGGCTGCCGCGGCCGCTTCCGGCGGAGCCGTGGCTCTATGTGGGCGGTGCCATCGGTTGCGTCTTCATCGCCGGGGCCGCCCTGCTCGTCCGCGTGACCGGTGTGCTGGTGCTCGGTCTGGCGACGGTCGCCGGTCAGCTCGTGACCGCACTCCTGCTCGATGTGTTCATCTCGGGCGCGCACACCATCGCCTGGACGACCGTCGCGGGCACCGTGCTCGCGCTGGTCGCCGTCTGTGTGGCGAGCCTGCGCATCCCGCCCCGTGTGCGGCGCTGA
- a CDS encoding LytR C-terminal domain-containing protein: MAEKYPKDRFDSIPDDLRRVGAHRAPRAKGRGWIGFGWAALATVVLIGLGVFTLSLVNGSISFKGGIGGASVSPSVSSTPTPTIVPTVNPALTVNVLNGTSTANLAGKVGDILTAAGWKVGARANADATNLTQTIVYYSDAKNQAAALGVAQSLPGATVALTQDYAATGADLTVVVGSDFTG, from the coding sequence ATGGCAGAGAAGTACCCCAAGGACCGGTTCGACTCGATTCCCGACGACCTCCGCCGCGTCGGCGCGCACCGCGCTCCCCGCGCGAAGGGTCGCGGATGGATCGGGTTCGGCTGGGCCGCCCTGGCGACCGTCGTCCTGATCGGTCTCGGTGTCTTCACGCTCTCCCTGGTGAACGGGAGCATCTCGTTCAAGGGCGGAATCGGCGGCGCCTCAGTGTCGCCGAGCGTGTCGTCCACCCCGACGCCGACGATCGTTCCGACCGTCAACCCGGCGCTCACCGTGAACGTGCTGAACGGCACAAGCACTGCGAACCTCGCGGGCAAGGTGGGTGACATCCTCACTGCCGCCGGCTGGAAGGTGGGCGCCCGTGCCAACGCCGACGCGACCAACCTCACTCAGACGATCGTCTACTACTCGGATGCGAAGAACCAGGCGGCGGCATTGGGCGTCGCCCAGTCGCTGCCGGGCGCGACCGTGGCGTTGACGCAGGATTACGCGGCGACCGGAGCCGATCTCACGGTCGTGGTCGGCAGCGACTTCACAGGCTGA